Within Cytophagales bacterium, the genomic segment TTGTGCTAATGGGTCATCCCATAAGAAAGTATATGGTAGTGTCCCTCCTATTACTGTTGCTGTTGCTGTTCCGTTAGCAGATCCGATGCAAACTTCATCAGTAGTAAAAATAGAGATTGTTAAAGTAGTATCGTCATTAAAAACTGTATCTTTTGCAAAAGTAATGCAAAAATTAGTATCAACTACAACTACTTGATAAATTCCGGCAGCTAAGCCAGTTGCTGTTGCTGAGAATTGAGGAGGCGTTGTAAACCATTTATAAAAAAAATACGGAGGCGTACCTCCTGTAGCAATAACAGTGGCTGTTCCATTGCTTACACCGTTACATAAAGCATTGGTTGTGGTAGTTGATAAGATCACGGGTGTCGGCTCATTGATTGTTACAATGGCACTGTCATAGCAACCATTGTCATCTATCACATAACCAACATAGGTTCCGGCAGTCAGCCCTGTTGCTGGATTTGTTGCAGCTATTAGTTGTGTGAATGGAAAATCCCACCATTGATAGGAATAGGGTGGAGTACCTCCTGTGCCTGCTATAGTAGCTGTACCATCACTACCTCCATTACATGAAACATCTGTTGCTGATGATGATGTTACAATCAACACGGGTGGATCAATTAGTGTAGCACTGTCAGTTGCGGTACAGCCATTTGCATCGGTTACAATAACAGTATAGGACCCGGCTCCTAACGGGAATACTGTTTGTGAAGTTTCACCGGTACTCCATAAAAAAGTATATTCAGGATTGCCCCCGGTAACAGCTATTTGGGCAAAGCCATCAATACTGCCGTTACAAAAGGGATCTTGTGCAAACATTGTAATTGTGATAGCAGGTGGTTCATTTATTGTTACACTGTCAGTTACCATAATACCGTTTGTATCTGTTACAGTAATGCTATAATTACCAGCTGCCAAACCAGTTGCCGTATCATTTGTTTGACCATTACTCCATAAATAGGTATAAGGTGGGGTTCCGCCACATGCTATTACTGTAGCAGTACCGTTGCTGTCTCCAATACATAAAACATGTGTTGGAGATATTTTCACTCTTACCTGAGATAGATCAAAAACACCTCCTGAAATGATCATGGAGAATGCTTGCGGGTTTACTCCCTGTAAAGTCGCTTTATGTGTAACCTTAACAATATATGTTCCAGACGTAGGTGTACTCAAATATACTTGTTCTACATTATCCCGGAAATTATCTTGTGTTGTATCTGCCGGGATTGAAGAATTTGTTGGATCTAAGGTCCAAGGGTAAAAAATCTGTCCGTCAGATTGACGGATGATACGCAGGTCAAGGTCGTTAACCAGCATAAGATCAGGAGGGTTGAGTGTATCTGCAACCGGAGTTCCTGCAGGATCATTCCACACGATAGTAGCTTTTATAAATTGTTGTGAGGTGTCATAATCAAAAGTGAATGTAAAAGTATCATTATTATTTAATATCAATTCCTGTATATTTTTGAAGCAATTAGAAGAGTCCAGTGTGATCAAATTAGCAGCTTTTTCTGTATTTAATAAGCCCCAGCCATGCTGATAATCAGGACCATTTGCTGAACCGGCTTCATCAGCCGTATGAATGACCAATGCTTTTAGCGTTGCGGATTTCATAAATGAGCCGGCATAAGTATTGGAATAGTGTTGCTGGAGAAGGGCTAATGAACCGGTAACGCTGGCTGAAGCCATTGAAGTACCTGTTTTATCTTGGTAAGCAGTTGCGTAAGGGAAAAAATATGAAGAGGAATATAGAGCCGTAGCATTAGCAACTAAATCCGGTTTAATCCTGCCATCATCAGTAGGCCCCCAACTACTTTTAGTATACATAACAACATCAGAAGGGCTAGAATAACCACTAATAATATCATCAATACCACCAACCGTTAAAACATTTTTAGCAATACCAGGACCATCTGGAATACAATCATAGCCATCTGATCCTCCATTATTTTCCTGAGTTGCTGTTTGAGTACCACTACAAATATATGTATTTCCTATACCAGGACCATCACCTCTGTAATTTCCTGCTGCCTGAACAATAAGATAATATGGAGCATTAAAAGCAAGTTCATCCCAATTACGAGTTTCCTGAGAGTAAAAACCAAATTTATAATCTTCGTTGGGATCAACAACAGGATCGCCAAACCATTTCCACGTACAACCATCAATATTTGCTACCCATCCATTAATATTTCCATAAGAATGATTGGATAGTAAGTATCCTGAAATTGCAAAATCTGTCATTTCACTTAAATCCGAATACCAATCATAGGTGTGCAATATAGCTCCTGAAGCCATGCCTCGGGCAAGTGGATCAACTCCTTTAGCTATCATTGTACCTGCCACGTGGGTAGCATGTTGCCTCCAGTTGAGTGGTACACTACCCCAAGGGTCTTTTGCAATCACATTTCCGATTAATTCTTGATGGTTAGCATACGGAATTGCAGCATCCCATTCTCCAATTATTACTCCAGATCCATCCAAATTTAAACCAGCATTTCCTCCTGTCCAAACTTCGTTTGTTGAAACGGTTTGAGCGGCATTTACATTAAAAGTTACATAATAAATTGGCCTACCATCCCTTATTCTCATAATTTCAAAAGCACCTCCATCTGGCAGTGTGTCTCTTACAGGAGCACCATTATCTATTGCCCATTGCTCAGCTTCGGCTTTTTGTTGCGTAGCTAAACTATCCCAAAATATAGCTAATGGATTAAGAACCGTTACATTTGTTGCTGTCAGAATTTGTTGTCTTTGGGATTGTGTTTGACTAAAAACAGTAGATGAAAATAATACGCCAAAACTAATTAAGATAGCTCTGACGCAAGAGATTTTAATGTTGTGTATAAGTTTCATGTCTTTTATATGTTTAAGTGTTGAGTCCACTCCGAAAAGTCACTCAAAAGTTTAATGGTACAAACACCACGTATAAGGTTGTTGGCAAACATTTAACATGACAGCTAATTTATTTTTATTCCGAATTGTGAGAGTTATTACCTTGACTGTTTATATTTTGCGAAATTTTAGATAACATTACAAATCTGCAATGAAGATTATATTTTTAGGAGTAGGTGAAGCATTTGATGAGACGCTTCCCAACAATTCACATTTGATATTGTCTGATACCAACCTTTTATTGGATTGCGTGAAAATTAAGATCATTGTTCCGAAGCCATTGGAGGAATATTTATTGTAGTGTTCATGTGTTCATGTTTACTCTCAGGAACACATGAACACGATTAATTTTCCTTAATGAAAAAAATATTTATTATATTATCAATCATTACCTTATTTTTGCTCCTGACTATTTATCTTTTAACCAATCCGCTCATGAGTTCATCAAATAACAATAAACCGAAAATACCTGTAAACAAAGATCGCCTTTATGCTGATGTAAAAGCGCTTACTTCCATTGATCCGCCAAGAAATTTCAACTATATTTCTTCACTTAACCAAAGCGCTGATTATATCTTTTCTGAATTTAAAAAGCTGGGATCTGATGTAGAAGTACAAAATTATACTGTTGAAGATTCTGAATATAAAAACATCATCTGTTCGTTTGGCCCGCAAGATGCGCCACGGATCATTATTGGTGCACACTATGACGTTTGCGGTGACCAGCCCGGTGCAGATGATAATGCCAGTGGCGTTGCCGGCTTGTTAGAAACGGGCAGGATGATAAATGAATTAAAACCTCAATTAAAATATCGCATAGACCTTGTTGCATATAGTCTTGAAGAGCCTCCTTTTTTTCGTACAAAGTATATGGGAAGCGCTGTTCATGCCAGGTCTCTGGCTAAAGCCGGTGTTAAAGTAAAAGCCATGATCAGCCTGGAGATGATAGGGTTTTACAGAGATGAACCGGGGTCACAGCATTTCCCGGTATTTTTTCTTAAATGGTTTTATTCTGACAAAGCAAATTTTATTGCTGTGGTAGGCAAACTATGGCAGAGAAAAATAGTGAAGCAGATCAAAAAAAGCATGATTTTAGGTTCAAATATAGATGTGTATTCCATTAATGCTCCGGTTTTGCTTCCGGGTATTGACTTTTCAGACCACTTAAATTACTGGAACCATGGCTACCAGGCAGTCATGATCACCAATACATCGTTTTTCAGAAATCCCAACTACCATGAAGTAACAGACAAGATTGAAACTTTAAATTTTGATAAAATGGCAGAAGTGGTGAAGGGGGTTTATTGGACGGTTGTTCAATTTTAGATTTATTAAATTATCACTTGATTGATCATGATACATTATACTTTTAAAAGCCGGGTGAACCCTCAAGCTATTTTCATCGTTCTTTGTTTACTTTTGTACGTGAGGGTTTCATTTTGTCAACATAAAAAAGATGAATTGTTAAAAGCTGTTCAAATTAACTTTGAACAATTAAATAAAGTAAGAAAATTTCCACAAATATATGCCTTTAAATATTTTATACCGGCATTATTATGGAAGCTGCCTAAAAGATCCTTAACCTGGGATACTACTTTAGCCAGGTTGGCACAGATGAAAGCAGAAGATATGGCTGCAAAAAACTATTTTGATCATATTGATAAAAATGGCAAAGGCATGAATACGGTTCTGTGGCAGGCAGGTTATCCTTTGCCTGAATATGACAAGAAGGGGTTTATTTATGAAAAAGACCCCAAAGCCAATAATGTAGAATCAATTTCAGCATATAGTGAATCTCCGGACAAATTCATAAAAGACCTGATCAAAGATAAAGGTGAATGGTCAAAAGGACATAGAAAGCACTTGTTAGGAATAGGAAGATTTGATCGCCAGCATACCCATGCCGGCATCGGAATAGCCTGGAACCCCCAATCAGAATATGGGTACTATTGCTCTGTGTTGATAGTGCACAAATTGCAGTAGTACCTAATTTCATAAATACTCTTTATTATGAAACTTAGTAGTAGGTTTACTAACCCTCAGATGGCATAGGTTTTGGAGGGTTAGTAAACCTAATTTCCGATATCCAATACTCAAAAAAAATCTGCTGTGTATTTTAAAAATTACGCTTAATTAAATGTGTGATTAATTTTATAGGTATATGCGTTTAGGTCGCACAAGATTTATACTTTTGAATATGTATGAGTGACTAACCACGCCATTTATGGCGTGGACATTAAAGAATAAAACTGACAGGGCTTTAGCCCAATTATGCTAAAAACGGGCTAAAGCCCAGGGTTTGTATAGTTTGATTATCTCCGCCATAAATGGCGGAGTTAGTCAGCCATAAATAGACACAATCTTCAATTTGTTTATAAAAAGGATGGTAGAGAATGAGTAAAAGCCAACAAACTCTTTCAATTTTATTATCATTATCAAATTTTCTCCCAAAATTTACCCATTAAATAAAAACTATCCCTACATTTGAAACTTTTAACTTTGGAAATTTTCGACTTTTTGTAATCATGAAAAATTATTGCTCAAAACCCGGTTACCAGCGCCAGTATTTGCGTGCTCAAAAAACAGGATCCCGGATATGGTCTGTCCCGACAAAGCCGGGAGGTCTTTGTAAAATTGCCCTTTTATGCTGCTTGTTTTTATTGCCTAATTACTCAAATGCCCAGGTGAAACAATCCTCAGGCAAATATGAGCTGTTATTAAAATCGGCTTCTGTGATGCCAGAGGAAAACCTCCGGGATTTTATTAATGAGCCTGATATTAAAGCAGGGGAAAAGTTTGAAGGGCGGTATTTCAAATTCATTCAATTTTATGAAATACCAAACCGGGATGATCGTGAAGAAATAGAAAGTATGGGGATCCAATTATTAAATTATATACCACATAATACTTATGCTGCATCCATTCCTGAAAATTTTGATCCCGGATCGTTACAAGAGCTCAATGTAAGAAGTGTGATCAGTATTGAAGCGGACTATAAAATAGATAACCGGCTGAAAACGCTGCCCTACCCAGACTGGGCGTTATATGGTGATAATAGCATAGATATAGTTGTTCAATATTATAAAAACATAGATCCCACCAAAGCAAAAAAATTATTAATTGAACGTGGTATCAAGATTATAAGCGCCTATGATTATTTGTATCTTGTCACGATCAGGGTAAATATTTCAGAGATTGAAAGCATAGCCTCCCTGCCTTTTATCTCATGGGTTGAACCCATTGCATCTCCTTCGGTTCCTGATGATACAAAAGGAAGAACCCTTCACAGGGCAAATGTATTAGACTCTGATCATGCTTTGGGAAGACATTATGACGGAACAGGGGTTAGTTGTGCGCTTGGCGATGATGGCCCCATTGGCCCTCATATTGACTACCAGGGCAGGGTAGATCAATCAAATACTACAGCCAATACCGGCAATCATGGCGATATGACTTCCGGGATTATGATGGGTGCAGGCAATATAGACCCAACTATCAAGGGGATGGCTGCTGGCGCTTTTTTATACGTGTATGATATCTCCGGCTACAACCATATTCTTGATGCTCCAAGTAACCTCACAAATTTTGGGGTAGTGATTACCTCTACATCCTACAGCCAGGGTTGTAATGCTGGCTATACAACAAATGCCAGTTCGGGTGACCAGATGATCAGGCAAAATCCTTCGTTAATCCATGTTTTCTCAGGTGGTAATAGCGGCAACAGTGATTGCGGGTATGGAGCAGGTACGGGTTGGGGGAATATTACGGGTGGTTATAAGCAGGGTAAGAATGTGATCGCCTGTGGAAATCTTAATGATAAGGATGCTCTTGTAAGCAGCAGCAGCAGGGGCCCTGCTGATGATGGCAGAATTAAGCCCGATATTTGTGCCAATGGTGTTGGCCAACTATCAACCGATGATCCCAATACTTACCAGGTTGGAGGAGGCACTTCTGCGGCAGCGCCCGGAATTGCAGGTGTTCTGGCTCAATTATACCAGGCTTACCGTGAGCTCAATTCCGGTGCAGATCCTGAATCACCGTTACTAAAAGCCTGTTTATTAAATACGGCTGAAGACCTCGGAAATCCTGGCCCTGACTTTTCATTCGGCTGGGGAAGGGTTAATGCATTCAGGGCTGTGAAAACACTGGAAGATAACCGGTACCTGGATTCTGCAATAAGCCAGGGAGGCGCCAATACCCATAATTTAACCGTCCCGGCAGGCGCCAAGCAATTGAGAGTAATGCTTTACTGGCTGGATTATGAAGGAGCGCCTGCCGCTGCGAAAGCATTGGTCAATGACCTGAATATGCAGGTCACCGACCCTTCCGCTGTGGTTTATGATCCCTGGGTATTGGATCCCACTCCTAATCCTGTTAACTTAAATTTAAATGCTGTCAGAGCAGTGGATGATCTGAATAACATGGAACAGGTGACCATTGACAACCCGCCAGCAGGTAGCTATACTATTACGGTAAATGGATTCCAGGTGCCGCAAGGCCCTCAAAAGTATTATATCGTTTATGAATTTCCTGATGATGATGTTACGCTTACTTATCCAATTGGTGGTGAAGGTTTTGTACCGGGAGAGACAGAATTATTACGCTGGGATGCTTATGGATCTATCCTGACTTTTTTGTTAGAATACTCCATTAACAATGGCGCCAGTTGGATTACTATAGGTTCAGTCAGTGCAGCACAAAGATATTATGACTGGACAGTGCCTGGTGTCCTTACCGGAGAGGCATTGGTCAGGGTTACCAGGGGGGCTTTCAGTGATGTGAGCGATACTACTTTTTCAATCATTGGTGTGCCTCAAAACCTGGCAATAGACTGGGCATGCCCTGATACTATACAACTAAACTGGGACACTGTAACCGGTGCCACAGGTTATGAAATAAGCATGCTGGGCAGTATGTATATGGATTCGATCGGCACCACGAGCGCTGACTCCATTGTGGTTTACGGTATCAACCCGCTTTTAGAATATTGGTTTAGTGTAAAAGCCTTAGCTCCAGCCAATGCCAGAGGAAGACGAGCCATTGCCATACAAAAAAATCCGGGAACCTTCAACTGTGCCATACCCATTGACGCAGCCCTCACTGAGATCATCAATCCAACAGGTGGAACATTACAGGGTTGCCAGGATTACTCATCTGTGACCGTCTCAATTCGGTTGAACAATTACGGCATTGATACTATTTCAACTATTCCATTGCACTACCAGGTCAATGGCGGGCCGGTGGTAAATGATACTTTTCCGGATACCCTTGCACCGGGCAGTTCTGCAGTACATAATTTCTTATCTGCCGAAAATTTTTCAGTACCAGGTAATTATAATATATCTGCGTGGGCAGATTATCCTTCAGATGGAAATGCTTATAATGATACGAGCAAGACGATGATTGAGGTAGTTACGGGTACGCTCGTTGGCCTTCCCTGGTCTGAAGATTTTGAAACCTTTGCTCTTTGTGCAACTACGGCTGATTGTGAAATTACTACCTGTAACCTTGTTAATGGATGGATCAATGATGTAAACCTGGTTTTTGATGATATTGAGTGGAGAACTGACGATGGAGGTACGTTTTCAAGTAATACCGGGCCTACTATTGACCACGCACCCGGCACTTCTACCGGTAACTATCTCTACCTGGAAGCTTCAGGAAGCTGTAATACCAGATCAGCACATCTGATCACACCCTGTATTGACCTGACCGCTGCAACCCTGCCGGAGCTCAGCTTTTGGTATCACATGTATGGCGCTGATATGGGGGAATTGCATGTTGATATCCTGCAGGGAGGTACGTGGAGCAATGATATTATGATCCCGGTTTCAGGTGACCAGGGAGATAGCTGGAAAGAGGCAAAGGTGAACCTTGTGCCTTACACAGGGCAGATCATTAATATTCGTTTTCGTGGAATCACCGGATCAGGTTACCAAAGCGATATGGCAATTGATGATATTTCCATAATAGAATCAACGCTTGCTCCGGTTGCTGATTTTGTTGCTGATAAAACTTTTATTTGCAGTGGGGAAACAGTGATATTCAGCGACCTGAGTGTGAATGTACCGAACGCCTGGTCATGGGTTATTTCGCCTGGTACTATAAACTTTGTAAACGGAACCTCGGCAAATTCACAAAATCCCCAGGTGGAATTTGTAACCACTGGAGCTTATGATGTAACGCTTATAGTTATCAATACTTTCGGAAATGATACACTCACCAGGTCTTCATATATAAAAGCAGGTATAGGGCCATCTTCTGCATTTGTGGAAGATTTTGAATCTTTTGAACCTTGCGCTACCTCATTCAGTTGTAGCCAAAATATTATATGTGACCTCTCAAAGGGTTGGGTCAATGAAGAAAACCTGGTAATTGATGATCTGGATTGGAGGGTTGATGAAGGGGGAACAGCTTCAAGTAATACAGGTCCATCTACTGATCACGCACCCGGCACTATTTCCGGAAACTATATTTATGTAGAAGCCTCTGGCACCGCAGGTTGTAATGAGAATAAAACAGCACTTCTGGTAACACCATGCATAGACCTGAGTGGTTCAGTTCAACCACAACTCAGCTTTTGGTACCATATGTATGGCGCCAGTATGGGGGAATTGCACCTGGATATCCTGGATTCAGGTATATGGACCAACGATATTATGATACCTCTTATCGGTAACAAGGGAAATAGCTGGCAGCAGGCATTGGTTGATCTTACCGTTTACACCGGGCAGATGACCAACCTGCGTTTCCGGGGGATTACCGGTTTGGGTATAACCAGCGACATGGCCATTGATGATATTGTAATATTTGAAGGACAAGCGCCACCGATCCCTAATTTTATTGCCGATAATACCAATACCTGTATTGGCAAGACGGTTACCTTCACTGACGTGAGTTTGAATGCACCTAATTCCTGGTCATGGAGCTTCTCGCCCGGCACTGTGAACTTTGTAAACGCAACAACTGCCAATTCACAAAATCCACAGGTGCAGTTCACCGCTTCAGGTTTTTATGATGTTACGCTTACAACTTCCAATGCATACGGTAGTAACCCTGTTACCAAAACCTCTTATATCATAGTAGATATAGGGGCAACGATCCCGTTTGCGGAGGGCTTTGAAAGCGGCATCTTCCCGCCTGTTGAATGGAATATTGTTGATCCGGGTGGATCGAGAACCTGGGATGTGAGAACCAATGTTACAGGCAGTGATGGCGCTTTTACTACAACAGCATATATCAACAACTTCTCTTACAACAATACCGGTGCAGAAGATGAGCTGATCATTGAACCTGTAGATCTGACAGGTATGTCTTCTGCAATGATGACTTTTGATATAGCTTATGCAGCCTATAGTTCTACATTATTTGATGGCCTGCGCATTGATATATCCACAGATTGCGGGGTTACATATACCCCAACAGGTTATAATAAGTTTGGCCCTGCTCTTGAAACGGCACCGCCTACCACCAGTAGTTGGTTTCCTTCTGGTCCGAGCGAGTGGCGCAATGATACGGTTGATCTTTCTGCTTATATTAATACTATTGTAAGAATCAAATTCGTTAACATCAACGGCTATGGCAATAACCTTTTTATTGATAATGTAAATTTAGATCTTCCATCACTCTTTGTATCCATCTCATCACCAGCCGGTGCCACCTGTAACGGTGGTTGTGACGGATGGGCAGTTGCAACTGTTACAGGAGATTTTCCACCTTATACATATCTATGGAATGATAGTTTAGCACAAACCAACGATACGGCAACAGGTCTTTGTCCAGGCGTGTATTCAGTAATGGTAGTTGATTCGATATCAGATACTGTGTCAGCAACGGTTACTATTTCAGAACCTGCTGCTCTTTCCGGAATTATTTCAACTACCCTGGAATCATGTGCTGGTTGTAATGATGGCACAATTTCAGTGGTTGCCAGCGGTGAATCCGGTAATTACACTTACTTATGGGATGATCCGGCTAATCAAACTACAGCCACGGCTGATAGCCTCACAGCGGGTGTTTACAGTGTAACTGTTACAGACACTGTTTGTGGTACCAGTATTGTTCTCACAGATACCATAGAAGTTGCCCCACTCTCTTTATCAATCTCAACATCAGCCGATGCTACCTGTAACGGTGGGTGCGATGGATGGGCAGTTGCAAGTGTTACAGGAGGTTTTCCACCATATACATACCTATGGGATGATAGTACAGCACAAACTAATGATACGGCAACGGGTCTTTGTGCTGGCGTTTATTCAGTAGAGGTAATGGATACTACATCAGATACTTTATCAGCAATGGTCATTATTGCAGAACCTGCCGCTCTTTCCGGAATTATTTCAACTACCCTGGAATCATGTGCCGGTTGTAATGATGGCACAATTTCCGTGGTCGCCAGCGGTGAATCCGGTAATTACAC encodes:
- a CDS encoding CAP domain-containing protein; this encodes MIHYTFKSRVNPQAIFIVLCLLLYVRVSFCQHKKDELLKAVQINFEQLNKVRKFPQIYAFKYFIPALLWKLPKRSLTWDTTLARLAQMKAEDMAAKNYFDHIDKNGKGMNTVLWQAGYPLPEYDKKGFIYEKDPKANNVESISAYSESPDKFIKDLIKDKGEWSKGHRKHLLGIGRFDRQHTHAGIGIAWNPQSEYGYYCSVLIVHKLQ
- a CDS encoding S8 family serine peptidase, with the protein product MKNYCSKPGYQRQYLRAQKTGSRIWSVPTKPGGLCKIALLCCLFLLPNYSNAQVKQSSGKYELLLKSASVMPEENLRDFINEPDIKAGEKFEGRYFKFIQFYEIPNRDDREEIESMGIQLLNYIPHNTYAASIPENFDPGSLQELNVRSVISIEADYKIDNRLKTLPYPDWALYGDNSIDIVVQYYKNIDPTKAKKLLIERGIKIISAYDYLYLVTIRVNISEIESIASLPFISWVEPIASPSVPDDTKGRTLHRANVLDSDHALGRHYDGTGVSCALGDDGPIGPHIDYQGRVDQSNTTANTGNHGDMTSGIMMGAGNIDPTIKGMAAGAFLYVYDISGYNHILDAPSNLTNFGVVITSTSYSQGCNAGYTTNASSGDQMIRQNPSLIHVFSGGNSGNSDCGYGAGTGWGNITGGYKQGKNVIACGNLNDKDALVSSSSRGPADDGRIKPDICANGVGQLSTDDPNTYQVGGGTSAAAPGIAGVLAQLYQAYRELNSGADPESPLLKACLLNTAEDLGNPGPDFSFGWGRVNAFRAVKTLEDNRYLDSAISQGGANTHNLTVPAGAKQLRVMLYWLDYEGAPAAAKALVNDLNMQVTDPSAVVYDPWVLDPTPNPVNLNLNAVRAVDDLNNMEQVTIDNPPAGSYTITVNGFQVPQGPQKYYIVYEFPDDDVTLTYPIGGEGFVPGETELLRWDAYGSILTFLLEYSINNGASWITIGSVSAAQRYYDWTVPGVLTGEALVRVTRGAFSDVSDTTFSIIGVPQNLAIDWACPDTIQLNWDTVTGATGYEISMLGSMYMDSIGTTSADSIVVYGINPLLEYWFSVKALAPANARGRRAIAIQKNPGTFNCAIPIDAALTEIINPTGGTLQGCQDYSSVTVSIRLNNYGIDTISTIPLHYQVNGGPVVNDTFPDTLAPGSSAVHNFLSAENFSVPGNYNISAWADYPSDGNAYNDTSKTMIEVVTGTLVGLPWSEDFETFALCATTADCEITTCNLVNGWINDVNLVFDDIEWRTDDGGTFSSNTGPTIDHAPGTSTGNYLYLEASGSCNTRSAHLITPCIDLTAATLPELSFWYHMYGADMGELHVDILQGGTWSNDIMIPVSGDQGDSWKEAKVNLVPYTGQIINIRFRGITGSGYQSDMAIDDISIIESTLAPVADFVADKTFICSGETVIFSDLSVNVPNAWSWVISPGTINFVNGTSANSQNPQVEFVTTGAYDVTLIVINTFGNDTLTRSSYIKAGIGPSSAFVEDFESFEPCATSFSCSQNIICDLSKGWVNEENLVIDDLDWRVDEGGTASSNTGPSTDHAPGTISGNYIYVEASGTAGCNENKTALLVTPCIDLSGSVQPQLSFWYHMYGASMGELHLDILDSGIWTNDIMIPLIGNKGNSWQQALVDLTVYTGQMTNLRFRGITGLGITSDMAIDDIVIFEGQAPPIPNFIADNTNTCIGKTVTFTDVSLNAPNSWSWSFSPGTVNFVNATTANSQNPQVQFTASGFYDVTLTTSNAYGSNPVTKTSYIIVDIGATIPFAEGFESGIFPPVEWNIVDPGGSRTWDVRTNVTGSDGAFTTTAYINNFSYNNTGAEDELIIEPVDLTGMSSAMMTFDIAYAAYSSTLFDGLRIDISTDCGVTYTPTGYNKFGPALETAPPTTSSWFPSGPSEWRNDTVDLSAYINTIVRIKFVNINGYGNNLFIDNVNLDLPSLFVSISSPAGATCNGGCDGWAVATVTGDFPPYTYLWNDSLAQTNDTATGLCPGVYSVMVVDSISDTVSATVTISEPAALSGIISTTLESCAGCNDGTISVVASGESGNYTYLWDDPANQTTATADSLTAGVYSVTVTDTVCGTSIVLTDTIEVAPLSLSISTSADATCNGGCDGWAVASVTGGFPPYTYLWDDSTAQTNDTATGLCAGVYSVEVMDTTSDTLSAMVIIAEPAALSGIISTTLESCAGCNDGTISVVASGESGNYTYLWDDPANQSTATADSLTAGVYSVTITDTVCGTSIVLTDTIEVAPLSVSISSSAGATCNGGCDGWAVVTVSGGFPPYTYLWNDSLVLTNDTATDLCAGVNLVAVIDTTSDTLSATVTIAQPAALSGIISTTLESCAGCNDGSISVTVSGESGNYTYLWDDPANQSTATADSLT
- a CDS encoding M28 family peptidase, which translates into the protein MSSSNNNKPKIPVNKDRLYADVKALTSIDPPRNFNYISSLNQSADYIFSEFKKLGSDVEVQNYTVEDSEYKNIICSFGPQDAPRIIIGAHYDVCGDQPGADDNASGVAGLLETGRMINELKPQLKYRIDLVAYSLEEPPFFRTKYMGSAVHARSLAKAGVKVKAMISLEMIGFYRDEPGSQHFPVFFLKWFYSDKANFIAVVGKLWQRKIVKQIKKSMILGSNIDVYSINAPVLLPGIDFSDHLNYWNHGYQAVMITNTSFFRNPNYHEVTDKIETLNFDKMAEVVKGVYWTVVQF